In one window of Methanosarcina vacuolata Z-761 DNA:
- a CDS encoding flavodoxin family protein — MKILGISGSPRKGKNCEKMILTALEIAKERGFETDTVFISNMEIAPCKVCGACMENDSCVIEDDMEEVYEKMRSADGIIVASPVYMGNYPAQLKALFDRSVLLRRNNFSLKNKVGAALSVGGSRNGGQEKTIQSIHDWMHIHGMIIVGDNSHFGGIAWNPAEEDSIGMQTVSETAKKLCEVLELIQNNKR; from the coding sequence ATGAAGATACTGGGGATTTCAGGCAGCCCACGAAAGGGAAAAAACTGTGAAAAAATGATTTTAACCGCTCTCGAAATAGCAAAAGAAAGGGGTTTTGAAACTGATACCGTTTTTATTTCAAACATGGAGATTGCACCCTGCAAAGTTTGCGGAGCTTGTATGGAGAATGACTCATGTGTAATTGAAGACGATATGGAAGAAGTTTATGAAAAAATGAGGTCCGCAGACGGTATAATTGTTGCATCTCCCGTTTATATGGGAAATTATCCTGCCCAGCTCAAAGCCCTTTTTGATAGAAGTGTCCTGCTTCGCCGCAATAACTTTTCACTTAAAAACAAAGTTGGAGCCGCTCTCTCAGTCGGGGGCTCAAGAAACGGAGGTCAGGAAAAAACCATTCAATCAATCCATGACTGGATGCATATTCACGGCATGATTATAGTTGGTGATAATTCTCATTTCGGAGGAATAGCCTGGAACCCGGCAGAAGAAGACTCCATAGGTATGCAGACCGTTTCCGAAACTGCAAAAAAACTCTGTGAGGTTCTGGAACTTATCCAGAATAACAAAAGATAA